A genomic segment from Polyangium mundeleinium encodes:
- a CDS encoding serine/threonine protein kinase codes for MQVERRSDSSWEDEPSGLPVAIGDVLDGKYRVLRVLGKGGMGVIVAAVHVELGHRVALKFLLKSAMQNEEVVARFAREARAAAMIQNEHATRVLDIGRLPSGQPYMVLELLEGSDLGAHVARNGPLPIEDAVTYVLEACEAIAEAHSLGIVHRDLKPDNLFLARRPDGSRIVKVLDFGISKLSVDNGTSPERGAPLTTTSAVIGSPMYMSPEQLRATRDADPRSDIWSIGVTLYELIAGEGPFPWQSLPELCAAILKDPPTPLRARLPDAPPELDAALLRCLQKTPGDRYTNIAELAVALAPFGKPGAIASSERAVRLLARGTSAERSPSARGPLSTSPTLTDPRVLLPPLHSTPPVSATSLLERDPAGAKWQRMLRPVPLLALVAALILAGGAGIRLQRAYGSPNVVADLAHGGIEATLGPAFTKVKPLPASVEAAETKAHPPVMVEARPAPRPMSKTPQGGFSKPRPQSTITDKISEKPPSSVKRPNPFDGRE; via the coding sequence ATGCAGGTCGAGCGCAGGTCGGATTCGTCGTGGGAAGACGAGCCTTCGGGTCTGCCCGTGGCCATCGGCGACGTCCTCGATGGCAAGTATCGCGTCCTGCGCGTCCTCGGCAAAGGCGGCATGGGCGTGATCGTGGCCGCGGTGCACGTGGAGCTCGGGCACCGGGTCGCGCTCAAATTCCTATTGAAATCAGCGATGCAGAACGAGGAGGTCGTTGCCCGATTCGCCCGCGAAGCGAGGGCCGCGGCCATGATCCAGAACGAGCACGCGACGCGCGTGCTCGATATCGGGCGATTGCCGAGCGGACAGCCCTACATGGTGCTCGAGCTGCTCGAAGGCTCGGATCTCGGCGCGCATGTCGCCCGAAACGGCCCCCTCCCCATCGAGGACGCCGTCACGTACGTACTCGAGGCGTGCGAGGCGATCGCCGAGGCCCATTCCCTCGGAATCGTCCATCGTGATCTCAAGCCCGACAACCTTTTCCTCGCCCGGCGTCCGGACGGATCCCGCATCGTGAAGGTGCTCGATTTCGGAATTTCCAAGCTGTCGGTCGATAATGGAACTTCGCCGGAGCGCGGCGCTCCGCTCACGACGACCTCCGCCGTGATCGGCTCACCAATGTACATGTCGCCCGAGCAGCTCCGCGCCACGCGCGACGCCGATCCCCGCTCGGACATCTGGTCCATCGGCGTGACGCTGTACGAGCTGATCGCGGGGGAAGGCCCCTTCCCCTGGCAAAGCCTGCCCGAGCTCTGCGCGGCCATTCTGAAGGACCCACCGACGCCGCTCCGCGCGCGTCTTCCCGACGCGCCGCCGGAGCTCGACGCGGCGCTCCTGCGTTGTCTGCAGAAAACCCCGGGCGATAGGTACACGAACATCGCCGAACTCGCGGTCGCGCTCGCGCCGTTCGGCAAGCCCGGAGCCATTGCGTCGAGCGAGCGCGCGGTGCGCCTGCTCGCGCGTGGTACGTCCGCGGAGCGCTCCCCCAGCGCGCGCGGCCCGCTGAGCACGAGCCCGACCTTGACCGATCCGCGCGTGCTCCTCCCGCCGTTGCATTCGACGCCGCCGGTCTCGGCGACCTCGCTGCTCGAGCGTGATCCCGCGGGGGCGAAGTGGCAACGAATGCTGCGGCCCGTGCCGCTGCTCGCGCTCGTGGCGGCGCTCATCCTCGCAGGAGGCGCAGGGATCCGGCTGCAGCGCGCGTACGGATCGCCGAACGTCGTCGCAGACCTTGCGCATGGCGGAATCGAGGCGACGCTCGGCCCGGCGTTCACGAAGGTGAAACCGCTGCCGGCATCCGTCGAGGCCGCCGAGACGAAAGCGCATCCGCCCGTCATGGTAGAGGCGCGACCCGCACCGCGGCCGATGAGTAAGACGCCGCAGGGGGGCTTTTCAAAGCCGCGGCCGCAAAGCACGATCACGGACAAGATCTCGGAGAAACCCCCGTCGTCCGTGAAGCGCCCCAATCCTTTCGACGGGCGCGAATGA
- a CDS encoding OsmC family protein, giving the protein MESLGGCCTLDIDRFRNTRDAVEKAPEAGKGSFETVTEWRDGAQAVTRARSFKIETDEPTPLGGKDQHVDPMELLLAALGSCLTIGWVTQARLRGIEYRNLVIKVQAPFDLRGYLALDPSVRPGFGQLRYTVDVDTDADAALLEEIRIAVERTSPMLDNVLRPTPVEGIVQQRPSVSA; this is encoded by the coding sequence ATGGAATCGCTTGGTGGTTGCTGCACCCTCGACATCGATAGGTTCCGGAACACGCGCGACGCGGTGGAGAAAGCGCCCGAAGCAGGGAAAGGGAGCTTCGAGACCGTGACCGAGTGGCGGGACGGCGCGCAAGCCGTGACGCGGGCGAGGTCCTTCAAGATCGAGACGGACGAGCCCACGCCGCTCGGCGGAAAAGACCAGCACGTCGATCCAATGGAGCTCTTGCTCGCGGCCCTCGGATCGTGCCTCACAATTGGATGGGTCACGCAGGCGCGGCTGCGCGGGATCGAGTATCGCAACCTCGTGATCAAGGTGCAGGCGCCGTTCGACCTGCGCGGATATCTCGCGCTGGATCCTTCTGTCCGGCCCGGGTTCGGGCAGCTTCGTTATACCGTGGACGTGGACACCGACGCGGACGCGGCGCTGCTCGAAGAGATTCGAATCGCCGTGGAACGGACGAGCCCCATGCTCGACAATGTCTTGCGTCCGACGCCGGTCGAAGGGATCGTCCAGCAGCGCCCGAGCGTCTCGGCCTGA
- a CDS encoding alpha/beta fold hydrolase, with protein sequence MIEATSKRIRVDDVELHVLTEGSGPPILVPTGCGIEFYRRTFSRRLLDAHTFVYVEMRGTGASTGSPEGATYATLADDLDAAREKLGIDRAVVMGHSNHGGIALEFGLRHREHAAAVVSVASVPDFSRAMSVGIARWEAEASAPRKELLARNQAELGALDTSTMDPDELTLRRYLALHPLVWNDPALDAGALWGGVPKGFALYMQSVIRPEAERWSLVPSLGEMACPVLALCGRYDYVCPVELWAEAIDAVPRGVLDIFERSGHNPQYEESARFDAVLLAFLRALA encoded by the coding sequence ATGATCGAAGCCACGAGCAAGCGGATTCGCGTGGATGACGTCGAGCTCCACGTTCTCACGGAGGGCTCGGGCCCGCCGATCCTCGTCCCCACTGGCTGCGGGATCGAGTTCTACCGGCGTACCTTTTCCCGGCGGCTCCTCGATGCCCATACGTTCGTCTACGTCGAGATGCGAGGCACGGGGGCATCAACCGGCAGCCCCGAGGGGGCCACGTATGCGACGCTCGCCGATGATCTGGATGCCGCGCGTGAGAAGCTCGGGATCGATCGCGCCGTGGTCATGGGCCATTCGAACCACGGAGGCATCGCGCTCGAATTCGGGCTCCGTCACCGGGAGCACGCGGCCGCAGTCGTCTCCGTGGCGAGCGTGCCCGATTTCAGCCGCGCCATGAGCGTGGGAATCGCGCGGTGGGAGGCGGAGGCGAGCGCGCCACGGAAGGAGCTCCTCGCTCGCAACCAAGCCGAGCTCGGCGCCCTCGATACGAGCACGATGGATCCCGACGAGCTCACCCTCCGTCGATACCTCGCATTGCATCCACTCGTGTGGAACGATCCGGCGCTCGACGCCGGTGCCCTTTGGGGAGGCGTCCCGAAGGGATTTGCCCTTTACATGCAATCGGTCATCCGCCCCGAAGCGGAGCGCTGGAGCCTCGTGCCGTCCCTCGGCGAGATGGCTTGCCCCGTCCTCGCCCTCTGTGGCCGATACGATTACGTCTGCCCTGTGGAGTTATGGGCGGAGGCGATCGACGCGGTGCCGCGGGGCGTTCTCGACATCTTCGAGAGGAGCGGGCACAATCCTCAATACGAGGAGTCGGCGCGATTCGACGCCGTCTTGCTCGCATTCTTGCGCGCCCTTGCCTGA